The nucleotide sequence TTCTTCCAGCCTGCTTAAGATAGTGTTAAGAAAGTTCATGCTGCCACTCCCCATTTTTACAAGTGCGGTTTTTAACACCCGGTAAAAAGGGGGCTTGGGAAAGCCCCCTTTCCGGCCGTTTTTCGATTAGCGCAACTCTAATACTGCATTAATAAGGTCTTCTCCCACTTCATCTTTGAACTCATCGTATACAGCACTGGTGGCTTCCATCCATGCCTGCTTCTCTTCTTCTGTCATGGTATGGATTTCCTCCAGCGTGCCGTCGGCCTTAATCTTTTCCAAATTCTCGTCATTCAGGCGCTGGCCGTTGTCACGTACCCACTGGGTAGTCTCGTCCAGGGCCTTCTTCACCTGGGTACGAACGTCATCGGGCAATCCATCCCAGAAGGTGGCGTTGGTAATAACGGCATAACCAAGGTAGCCGTGGTTACTGAGTGTCATGTACTTTTGTACTTCATGGAACTTCTTGGAGTAAATATTGGACAGTGTGTTTTCCTGCCCGTCAATAACGCCCTGCTCTAAGGCACTGTAAACTTCACTGAACGGCATGGGAACCGGGTTTGCATTCAGTGCTTCAAATTGTGCTTCCAAAACCTTACTGGACATTACCCTAAACTTCTGTCCTTCAAAATCTTCGGGCATATAAAGCGGGTGTTCATCCAGACTCATTTGCTTAAAGCCATTATCCCACATAGCTAGACCCAGCAGGTCCTGCTCCTTGAGCATGGTAAAGAGCTTACCACCGATTTCTTCACTTTCCATTGCTGCCTGCACAGCCTGCACATCGGGGAAAGCAAACGGGAAATCAAAAATGGTCCACTCGGGGAACAGCTTGGAAACCTTGGAAGTAGCCGGTGCTGCCATCTGAACGTTATCTTGCTGCAAAGCTGCCAGCACTTCATTGTCATCATACAACTGAGAGTTTGGGAATACCTGGACATCTACTTTACCCTCGGTATATTCCTCAGCTTTTTCTTCAAACATTTGGGCAGCTTGCCCCTTGGGCGTATTTTCAGCTACAACGTGAGAAAATTTAATTACAATGGGCCCATCCCCGGCCCCTTCTTCTCCAGAATCTCCACCACGTGCGCCGCAACCTGCCAACAGCCCGAGCGCTAGTAAAACAACCAGCGTTAAGGTTAAAAACCTCTTCATAACAGAAACCTCCCCAGTAATTTTTTGAAAATTTCAACCCTTCTAATAAATAATCACACACTTATCCGACCTTAATCAAATGGGGGAGTGTATCACCTCCGTTCCTAAAATAAAATAAGCATTCTTTTCAGCCCGGCAACTTATAAAACAGGCCGCCGGTCATGATGATCAAGCTGCTTTAGAGCTTTTAAGAGGTCTTTTCCTACATAAGAGGCGTAACGCCGGTAGACAGGCTTAAACCTTTCCACCCACACTTCTCTTTCCTCTGCCGTTTGCACGTAAATCTTCATATGTCCGCTATCAACCAGGCGTTGAAAATCCTTATTGTTTAATTCCTGAGCTTTAGAACGCTCCCATAGGGTAACTTCAGCCATTGTTTTCTCCAAAATTTGCTGTATATCGGCTGGTAAACTAGCCCAAAAATCCGCATTAGCCAAAACTACGTAGCCCAGGTAACCGTGATTGGATACCGTGAGGTAGGGCTGAACTTCGTAAAACTTTTTAGCATAAATATTAGATATGGTATTTTCCTGACCGTCAACTTGATGTGTCTGCAGCGCCCGGTAAAGTTCACTAAAAACCAGGGGTAAAGGCACTGCCTCCACAGCACGAAACTGCGCTTTTAATACCTGGCTGTTAATCATCACCCGAAAAATCAATCCTGCACTATCTGCAGGGGAAACTATTTTTCTTTTGCTGGTAGTTAGTTGTTTAAAACCATTATCCCAAAAAGAGAGGGCCTTTATATTTTTTACTTCCAGGTCTTGACACAGCTCTTGCCATATTTCTCCTTCCACAGCCCGGTGAACTTGATGCCTGTTACGAAAGGCATAGGGCAGGTCAAAAAGCTGCCAGCGGGGAAACATTTCACCCAGCTTGGACGTGGTGGGGGCAATTAACTGAACGGCACCTGACCGAAGGGCCTCTAATTCCTCTCCGTCCTTGTAAAGTGTGGAATTAGGAAAAACCTGGACCTCTACCCTGCCCCCGGTCCTCTGTTCCACTAATTGCGCAAAATGTTTTGCAGCCAGGCCTTTGGGGGTATTTTGGGGCACCACGTGGGAAAAACGTATAACAATTTTCTCCTCCGGACTGTACTGCTCTTTGTCGACAACCCGCTGTCCGCATCCCACGGCGAATAAAGCCAGCAACACTATAAGTATGGCTACGGCTAACCGGGATGTCATGTGATTACTCCTCTCATTGGCAAGGGACTGTTGGGAAGACTCTAGAACTTAATTGTTAGAATTTAAAAAATATTTTACAATTATATTAATACTAAAACAATAATTTGGCCTTAATGAATATATAAACCCGTTTTTGGTCTTTTTGTTCGAAGTGTGCGTATACATGATACTAAATTACCCGGTAACGATTAATAGGCCTTCCCACTCCCCCGTATTGGACCTCCAGTGACACCTTACCCATATTTTCCAGGTACTCCAGGTAACGGCGGGCAGTGACCCGGGCCATTCCTAATTTCTCACTGACCTCATATGCCGATACAGCCCGGTTTGATTTAATTAAGAACAAAAGAACCTGCTTTAACGTTACCTCACTTAGTCCCTTGGGGATATTTTCTTTAGTGTCATCATGTACAAAGCGTGACCAGGCTAGCTCGTCCAATTCCTGCTGACTAATATCATCCTTGCTCTTAAGGCAGGAATGCATGGCTGCATAATACTGCAGGGCACTTTGTAACCTGTCAAACTTAAAAGGTTTAATAATATAGTCCACTGCACCGAAGCGAAACACCTTGCGCACAGTTTCCGCATCCCGGGCCGCAGTTACCATAATAACATCGGTGGGAAGCTGCCTGCGACGCATTTCCTCCAGGGTTGCCACCCCGTCCATATCCGGCAGATAAATATCCAAAAGGACCAATTGAGGGCGATACTTTTGTACCATCAATACAGCTTCTTTGCCTGTCCCCGCAGCACCAACCACACTAAACCCCGCCACGGCACTGACAAAGCCGGTATTTACTTCCACAACCATGGGGTCATCTTCTACTATAAGTACATCCACCATGCTTTTCCCTCCAACTTCTAACTTCCAACCTGCTCGATTTGTCCAGGTATAAAAACCTTAAAGGTGGTTTCACCGCCTGGAGGGCTTTTCACTTCCACCCTACCGTTCACCTGGTTAATGTTTCTTTGCACCAGGTAAAGTCCCAGCCCGCGTGATTTGCTTTTATTGGTAGTAAAGCCTTGCTCAAATATTTTTTCTCTTACTTCAGAGCTGATACCCGTTCCTGTATCCCGCACCTCAAGTTCAAGACCCGCTTGATCACCTTTAATGAAAAAATATACCCGCCGCTTGCCGTCTTCAACCCTGGACACCGCGTCCAGGGCATTTTCCAGCAGGTTTCCTATCACTACCACAAGTATGCTTATGTCCACACCGCGGGGAATTTCTTTTAACTGTGAGTTGCGATCAATTACCAGT is from Bacillota bacterium and encodes:
- a CDS encoding TRAP transporter substrate-binding protein — its product is MTSRLAVAILIVLLALFAVGCGQRVVDKEQYSPEEKIVIRFSHVVPQNTPKGLAAKHFAQLVEQRTGGRVEVQVFPNSTLYKDGEELEALRSGAVQLIAPTTSKLGEMFPRWQLFDLPYAFRNRHQVHRAVEGEIWQELCQDLEVKNIKALSFWDNGFKQLTTSKRKIVSPADSAGLIFRVMINSQVLKAQFRAVEAVPLPLVFSELYRALQTHQVDGQENTISNIYAKKFYEVQPYLTVSNHGYLGYVVLANADFWASLPADIQQILEKTMAEVTLWERSKAQELNNKDFQRLVDSGHMKIYVQTAEEREVWVERFKPVYRRYASYVGKDLLKALKQLDHHDRRPVL
- a CDS encoding TRAP transporter substrate-binding protein produces the protein MKRFLTLTLVVLLALGLLAGCGARGGDSGEEGAGDGPIVIKFSHVVAENTPKGQAAQMFEEKAEEYTEGKVDVQVFPNSQLYDDNEVLAALQQDNVQMAAPATSKVSKLFPEWTIFDFPFAFPDVQAVQAAMESEEIGGKLFTMLKEQDLLGLAMWDNGFKQMSLDEHPLYMPEDFEGQKFRVMSSKVLEAQFEALNANPVPMPFSEVYSALEQGVIDGQENTLSNIYSKKFHEVQKYMTLSNHGYLGYAVITNATFWDGLPDDVRTQVKKALDETTQWVRDNGQRLNDENLEKIKADGTLEEIHTMTEEEKQAWMEATSAVYDEFKDEVGEDLINAVLELR
- a CDS encoding response regulator, giving the protein MVDVLIVEDDPMVVEVNTGFVSAVAGFSVVGAAGTGKEAVLMVQKYRPQLVLLDIYLPDMDGVATLEEMRRRQLPTDVIMVTAARDAETVRKVFRFGAVDYIIKPFKFDRLQSALQYYAAMHSCLKSKDDISQQELDELAWSRFVHDDTKENIPKGLSEVTLKQVLLFLIKSNRAVSAYEVSEKLGMARVTARRYLEYLENMGKVSLEVQYGGVGRPINRYRVI